GGCACCATGCCGGCAAGGATTTGCCGGCCGCCGGCGGTCGCAACCAACCGGTCGGCATTGTCGACGCCATTCTGGAGACTGACGACGACCGCGTGGCCGGGAGCATGCGCGGCGATGAGACGCCCCATCTCCTCGGTCGCCCCGCTCTTGGTCGTCACCAGAACGATATCGGCGCCTTTCAGCGCGATGTCCGCGACCGTCTCGACTGCAAATGCCGGCTGGTTCAGGCGCCGGTCTCGCTTCTCCAGATCGGTGATGCGCAGTCCGCCCCGCCGCAAAGCCTGTTCGACGCGCGGACGCGCCAGCAACGTCACCTTGCGTCCCGCCAGGGCCAGGCAACCTCCGACATAGCAACCGATGCTGCCGGCGCCCGCTACAACAATGGATGCATCGCGCACTGTCATCGCAATCTCCAAGCAAGCTGAAGGCAGTACTATCTCGCGTCAGCCGTTGCCGGCCATTTCAAGCGGTTCCGCGAGGGACCGCAAGTCTCTCACCCTCAAGGACCGTGACAGGTTCCCATCTTTCGAATAACGCTGCGCTCATGACCCTGCCGACCGACCCCGCCGCCAACCTCGCCACGCTCATCCGCTGTCCTTCCGTGACGCCTGCTGAAGGCGGCGCGCTGTCGGCGATCGAGGCCATGCTGAAACCGCTCGGCTTCACCGTCGAGCGCCCGATGTTCAAGGAAGACGGCACGCCCGACGTGGAAAACCTCTACGCGCGGCGTTCCGGCAATGGGCCGCACCTGATGTTCGCGGGCCATACCGACGTGGTGCCCGTGGGCGACGAAGCAGCCTGGACACATCCGCCCTTCTCGGCGGCGATCGCCAATGGCGAGATGTATGGCCGGGGCGCCGTCGACATGAAGGGCGGCATCGCCTGCTTCATCGCCGCACTTGCCCGCCATGTCGTGCAGAAAGGCGGCCCGAAAGGCTCGGTCTCGCTGTTGATCACCGGCGACGAGGAAGGCCCGTCGATCAACGGCACGGTGAAGCTTTTGCAATGGGCCGCCGCCAAGGGCGAAAAGTGGGATGCCTCGATCGTCGGCGAACCCACCAATCCGGACACGCTCGGCGACATGATCAAGATCGGCCGGCGCGGCTCGTTGTCCGGAACCGTCACCGTCAACGGACGCCAGGGCCACGTCGCCTATCCGCACCTCGCCGACAACCCGGTACGGGGACTGATGACGATAGTCGACGCGTTGCTCAATCCAGTCTTCGACAAGGGCACCAAGGACTTCCAGCCGACCAATCTGGAAATCACCTCGATCGACGTCGGCAACGCCGCGACCAATGTCATCCCGGCCCGGGCGACCGCCACCTTCAATATCCGCTTCAACGACACCTGGGACGCCGAGACCGTGCAGGCGGAGATCCACAACCGGCTGGATAGCGCCAGCGGCCGCAAGAAGTACCGCAAGGGCCGCAAGGAACCGATCGACTTCGAATTGGGCTGGAAGGACCGGCCGAGCCACGTCTTCCTGACCCGCGACGACAAGCTGATCGAGACACTCAGCGGTTCCGTCGCCGCCGTCGTCGGCCGCAAGCCGCAGCTGTCGACGTCCGGCGGCACCTCCGACGCACGCTTCATCAAGGACTATTGCCCGGTCGTCGAATTCGGCCTCGTCGGCCAGACCATGCATATGGTGGATGAGCGGGTGGCGCTGGCCGATCTCGAAACGCTGACGGCGATCTACCAGCGGTTCATCGAGGACTGGTTCGGATAGGCGAGCCGCATCATGCTTTCGGCGAATGACATCCAATCGTCGCTGACCGGCGCCTGGCACTTGATGCTGGGAAAGGTCGACGGGCTGCGCCTGCTCGACCTTTCAGCCGACGGTTTCTGGAATTCCTTCTTCGCGATTGTCGTTGCCGTGCCAGCCATGATCGTGGGTTGGGTCGGCACCGCCAACGCCATCGCCACCGCCGATCCTTCCCTAAGCCGCTTCATCTTGATGCTGAAGCTGGCCATGGTCGATATCGGCATCTGGGTGCTACCACTGCTGGCGCTGGCTGCGATCGCGCCTCGGGCCGGATTGAGCGGGCGCTTCGTGCACTACGTCGTGGCCAGCAACTGGGCTTCGGCCATCATCGCATGGCTGACGCTGCCGGCAGCACTCGTTCACATGTTTCTTCCGGCTACCGATCAGGCAAGCCAATTGATTTCGCTATCGCTCTTCTTTCTCTCGCAGGTGTTCAGCTGGCGCATGACCACCACGGCGATCGGCAAGGGCGGGGCGATGGGCACCGCTGTCTTCGCGGGCATGTTCGTCACATCGCTGCTCGTCCTGTTCGCATTGACGCAACTCTTGAACATACCCGCGCTGGGCGACTAGTTCCGCGGGGTTGCCGAGGCAGGCAAACGCCAGCTGCCGGCGGCGGCGGCAACCAGCATCAGGACCAGGGCGGCAAGCGCCGCCATCTCGAAACCCTGCGAGGCATAGAGCGGACCAAAGCCTGTCGTGCCAGCGAAAACGGCGAGATAGGTGACGGCGCTGTTCAGCCCCATGATCGTGCCACGCCGCGCCGGGTCTATCGCCGCCAACCGCATGATCAGCACGTTCAGGCCGAAGTGGTTGCTGAGGCCCCACAGGAAAGTAATGACCAGGACGAAGGCGAAGCTGCCACCTGCCAGCGCGAAGCCGAGATAGACGGCGGCGACGGCAAGGAAAGCGAAGGGCATGACACGCCGTGCGCCCAACCGGTCAACGACGCCGTCCAGCAAAGCCGCGGCGCCAAAACCGATGCCATAGACCAGCGCGACGATCCCATTGGCGCTGACCGGCTCGCCGAGAGCGCTGTGCAGATGATCGCCCAGATAGCCATAGATGCCGTAGAACGCGCTCATGAAGGCCGCGCAGGCAACCAGCAGCGGCTTCACGCCACCGATGCGCAGCGCCGCCAACGGCCACGGCGCGGAGCCGGCGGCGGGTGCATCGCGGTACCGGCTCGTCTTCAGTGTGGCAAAGGCGCCGAACGCCAGCAGCGCCACCACCGCATAGACCGCCCGCCAGTGGACAAGGTCGGCAACCAGCGCCGACAATGAGACGCCGGCCACCATGCTGAGCGTCCAGCCTGTCAGAACCACGCCGATGGTGCGGCTTTCGCGACCGGGTGGCGCCACCGCCGCCGCGCCGGCATAGATTGCCGGCAGCGCAATGCCCGATGCGACGCCGGCAGCGAGCTGGGTAAGGGCCAGAGCGGGCACCGCCGGCGCAAGCGCACTCAGCGCCAACGCCGCCGCCAGTCCGAGAAGCGCGCCAAGCAGCATGCGCCGGGCACCGAGCCTGTCGACATGGCGCGCCATCAGAAGTGCGCTGGCGGCCGTACCAAGCCCGAAAGCGGCCGATGCCGACATCACCAGCGCAACGCTCGTACCGAGCGAACGGGCCACTTCCGGCGCGATCGGACCCAGCACCAGCGAATTGGAGCCGATGACGGCGATGCAGAAGGTCAGCACATAGGTCACGGCGGGCAGCCGCGCGGTCGTGTCCAAGGGGATGGCGGATGATTGATCTGTCTTTGTCATAGGCGCATGATGGTTGAACGATGTTCAGCCTCAAGAGGAATCTTCAAGATGGATGAAGAAACAGATGGCATTCGGCAAAACATCATTCCGGAGCGCGACCTCGATGATATGGACCGAAAGCTATTAGGCGCGCTGTGCGAGGACGCCACCGTGAGTTATGCCGAACTCGGTGAAAAGGTCGGTCTTTCCGCCCCGGCCGCACATGAGCGGGTGAAGCGGTTGCGCCGCAGCCGTGCCATTCGCAGCACGTCGGTGCTGATCGACCCTGTGGCCGTCAACAAGCCGCTGCTTGCCTTCGTCCATGTCGACACACGCGGCTGGGGCAAGACGCCGGAGCTCATGGCGATCTCCGCCTATCCTGAGGTGGAAGAGATCCACTCCGTCGCCGGCGACGCCTGCATGCTGCTCAAGGTTCGCGCCAGGGACACGTACGCGCTGGAAGGCCTGTTGGCGAGACTATACGACACGCCGGGTGTCATCGCGACGCGCAGCTATGTGGTGCTGTCGACCTATCTGGAACGGCCGGTGCAGCCGGGTACGACCAAGGTCTGGCCAATGCCGCGCCATATGGCGCGGCCGATAGAGCATCGCGGCAGCGTCAATACCATTTCCAAGGTCGATACCAACTGAACACGAGCATCCGACGACCGGCGGAATTACGAATTGGGATAGTCGACGCCGGTCAGGAACAAGCCGTCGGGTGGCGCCACCTGGCCGCAGGCTGCCCGGTCGCGCGCCTCCAGCGCCGCCTTGAGGTCCGTCGCGGACCAGCCACCTTCCCCGACGCGTTTCAGCGAACCAACCATCGAACGCACCTGATTATGCAGGAAAGACTGCGCCGAGGCCCGAATCTCGATCGTCTCGTCGTCGCGGCTCACATCCAGCCGCGCAAGCGTGCGCAGCGGGCTGTTGGCCTGGCATTGCGTCGAGCGGAAAGTGGTGAAGTCATGCCGCCCGATGAGCACCTTGGCCGCCTCATGCATGGCTTCGGCGTCGAGGCGCTTGGGCACCCACCACACCTTGCCCTTGTCCAATGCTGGCGGCGCGCGGCGGTTGGCGATGCGGTAGAGATAGTGCCGGCCGGTCGCCGAAAACCGCGCGTCGAAATCGTCGGCCACGACAGCGGCCTTCAGGATGGTGACGCGCTCACCCGCCCGTTGAAGGTAGGCGTTGACGGCATCGCGCACCGTGTCGTCCGGCCAGGCTTTGGACAGGTCGGCATGAGCCACCTGGGCGGTGGCATGCACGCCGGCGTCGGTGCGCCCGGCACCGCGCAGCGAAATCGCGTCACCGCAGAACAGCGCGATCGCCTGTTCGATCGCCGCCTGCACGGTGTGCTGGCCGGCAGCCTGACGCTGCCAGCCGGCATAAGGCCCGCCGTCATACTCGATGTCGAGGCGATAGCGGGGCATGCAGTGAGCTTAGGCCGCGAGCGCGGTGCCGAAGGCCGAAGCGTAGACCAGTTCGCCGTTTTCGGGCGCCTCGCCCCAGGCCAGCGCCTGCAGCGCTTCGCCCTGGTATTCCGAGGCAAAACCGGCTGCACGATCGTGGCTGTAGCCGAAGCGGCCGTAATAGGCCGGATCGCCCAGGACGATCGACAGGTTCTCGCCGGCATCCTTCAGCCGGATATGGGCCTCGCGTACCAGAGCACCGCCAATGCCGGTGCCGTGGAAGTCGGGCTCCACGGCGAGTGGCGCCAACGCCAGGGCCGGGAACTGCTTGCCGCCGTTCTCGACATAGAGGCGCGAGAACAGGATGTGGCCAACCACCTGGCCATCTTCCTCGGCGACCAGCTCCAGCACCGCGTTGCCTTCCAAAACGATGGCGTCGACCAGGCCTGCTTCGGTCTGCTGGCCGAAGGCATGCTCTTCGACGAGGCGGATTGCCTCGCGGTCCCGCGGCGTCGCCGCGCGTATCGACATCATGCTCATGACAATTTCATTCCTTTTTCCAACTTGGCCCCGCGCAGAAACTCCTGCGCGGTTACGGGCTTACCGCCCGCCCGCTGCAATTCGACCAGCCTGACCGCGCCTGCTCCGCAGGCGACCGTCAGCCGGTCGTCGAGAATTCCTCCCGGTTCCCCCGCGCCTTCGGCGGCAGTCGAACGCAGCAACTTCAGCCGTTCGACACGGCCGCCGATCATGGCCTCGCACCATCCACCCGGAAAAGGCGACAGGCCCCGGATATGGTCGTGAACCTCGCCCGCCGGGCGGGTCCAATCGATCCGGGTTTCCGTTTTATCGATCTTTGTCGCATAGGTCACGCCATCGGCGGCCTGTTCCACAAAGCTCAATGTTCCGGTTTCAAGCCGGGCCAGCGCATCGACCATCAATCTGGCCCCTGCCGCCATCAGGCGATCATGCAGGTCGCCAGCCGTCATGTCGGGATCGATGACCAGTTTGTCAACCAATCCGACTGGGCCGGTGTCCAGCCCAGCTTCCATTTTCATGACCATCATGCCGGTCTCGGCATCGCCGGCCATGATGGCGCGCTGGATCGGTGCTGCACCACGCCAACGTGGCAAAAGCGAGGCGTGACCATTGAGACAGCCCAGGCGCGGCGCATCGAGGATCGCCTTGGGCAGCAGCAATCCATAGGCGACAACCACCGCGACATCGGCGTTCAACGCATGGAATGCCTGCTGTTCCGCCTCGTTCTTCAGCGAAACAGGCGTACTCACGGCAATGCCGAGGCGCTCGGCCTCGCGCTGCACCGGCGATGGCGTCAATTCCAGTCCACGCCGGCCGGCGGCGCGCGGCGGCTGCGTATAGACCGCGGCAATGCCGTGCCCGGCCTCGGCCAGCGCGCGCAGCGTCGCGACCGAAAAATCCGGTGTCCCCATGAAGACGATGCGGAGCGTCATGAACCCGATCAGCCAGCCAGCCGGCTGGGCGCCTTGTCGCGGGCGAGCTTCTTGAACTTCTTGACCACCATATCGCGCTTCAGCTTCGAAATATGGTCGATGAACAGAACGCCGTTCAGATGGTCGATTTCATGCTGCAGGCAGGTTGCCATCAGCCCTTCGGCCTGGATTTCCTGGAGCCGCCCATCCCGGTCGAGATAACGGACGCGGACTGTGGCCGGCCGTTCGACCTCGGCGTAGTAGTCGGGGATCGACAGGCAGCCTTCCTCGTAGACCGAGCGCTCAGTGCCGCTTTCCAGGACGTCGGGGTTGATGAAGACATGCGGTGCCGGCGGTTCGCCTTCCTTGGCGAGATCGATCACCAGCATGCGCAGCGGCTCGCCGACCTGGATAGCGGCCAGGCCGATGCCCGGTGCATCGTACATGGTCTCCAGCATGTCATCGGCCAGCTTGAGCAACGGCTCGTCGATGCGCTCGACGGACTTGGAAACCTGACGCAGGACGGGATCGGGAAGAATGATGAGCGGCTTGATCGACATACCGCTCACCTAAAACCTTGCAAAGAAAGCGTCAACTGCGCTGCTGTCGCCATGTTCACGTTTTGATCTTTGCGAGCCTCGAGAATCGGCTATGCTGGCGCAATGAACGACCTCGGCTCCATCCTCTCCGAACCCGTCGCCCGGCTTGGCGCGACCACGATTTCGCTCGGCCAGGCGCTGGGCTTCGTCGTGCTGCTTGTCTTTGTCCTGTTCGTTGCCTTGATCGTGGCGCTGTGGCGCGCGGCCAAGGCGCGCAGCGTCGCCGCGGCGGAAGCCGCAGATCATGCCCGCGATGCCGAAGCGCGCATGGCCGGCATCCTGCAATCGCAGGCCGAGATGCAAGGGCGCATGGGCGCGCTGGCCGACGTGTTCGGCGCCCGCCAGGCCGAATTGACGCAATCGCTCGGCCAGAGGTTGGACACCATGACCGGGCGCATCGGCCAGACCATGACCGAGCAGACGAAATCGACCCATGAAAGCCTGGCCAAATTGCAGGAGCGGCTTGCGGTGATCGATACCGCGCAAGGCAACATCCAGTCGCTTGCCGGGCAAGTGGTGCAGCTGCAGGCGATCCTCTCCAACAAGCAAACGCGCGGCGCCTTCGGCCAGTCGCGCATGGAAGCGATCGTCGCCGACGGACTGCCGCACGGCTCCTATGAATTCCAGGCGACGCTGTCGAACGGCAGCCGGCCGGATTGCGTGGTGAAGATGCCGAACGGCGCGCCGTCGCTCGCCATCGATGCCAAGTTTCCGCTTGAAGCCTGGAACGCCATCCGCGCGGCGGAGAGCCCCGAGCTGCAGAAGGTCTCGGCGCAATCGTTCCGGCGCGATATCGAGGTCCATATCCGCGATATCGCCGAAAAATACCTGATCCAGGGCGAGACGCAGGACACCGCCTTCATGTTCGTGCCGTCGGAATCGGTGTTCGCCGAAATCCACGAGCATTTCGAGGCGCTGGTGCAGCGTGCCCATCGGGCCCGTGTCGTCATCGTCTCGCCATCGCTCCTGATGCTGTCGATCCAGGTCATCCAGGCGATCCTCAAGGATGCGCGGATGCGCGAACAGGCGCATCTGATCCAGGGCGAGGTCATCCGCCTGATGGAAGATGTCGTGCGGCTCGACGAGCGGGTGCGCAAGCTGCAAACCCATTTCGGCCAGGCCTCAAAAGACATCGACGATATACTCGTCTCCTCCTCCAAGGTCACCAAACGCGGCCAGAAGATCGAGGCGCTGGAGTTCGGGGGAGCGGAAGGAGCAGACGAGGCCAACAAAGCGGACGGGCAACACAAGCATGAGCCCGTCTCGCGCACCGCTGATTCCAAGACCGGTCAGCTGAGGCTGCGGGTTGTGGAAGGCGACGACAGCTAGAGTGCTGCGAGCTTATGCTCCTTCGGAAGTGACCTCGACACTTTCAAATCGCGGCAGCCAGTGCAGCGCCGAAGCGTGCCACTTCTCCGCCCTTGGCAGCAGCTCCTGCCGCTGCCTGGCCGTGCCGGCGCGAATGCCATAAACTTTCGGGCCGTCTCCCACCGATGTGGCGTAGAGATGCGAACCGCAATCGGCACAGAAAGCATGGGCGCGCGGCGTTCCGCTATCCGCGGTCGTCTTGATGTAGATTTTCGGCGCGCCCCGGGTGATCCGGTACTGCGCCTCCGGGGCAGGTACCGTCACCCGGAAAGCCGTGCCCGTAAGCTGCTGGCAATCGGTGCAGTGGCAGATCGATGTCTTGTCGGGATCGACCTCCGCTTCATAGGCAATCGCGCCGCAATGGCAGCCGCCGTCGATCTTCATGGTCGTCCTCCTCGTTTCTTCCAGCAATCTAGCGCGGCCAGACAGCCGGACAACGTCTGTTGCAATCTGGCGCCATCGATAGACGCCTGTGCCTTGCTCTTTTCGCGATCTGTTGTTTCACTTGTGTTTGTCCCAATGGAGGAGCGAATCATGGCCAAAGGTTCGATGAGACCTGGCAAGGAAGCCAGAAAGCCGAAGAAGGATGCCAAGAAGCCCGCGGCAGCGCCGGCGATAAAGGCTCCGCCCGTGCAGGCGACCCGCATCAAGGAGAAGTGAGGCCGCGGACCGCGGCAACCTCAGGCAGCCGGCGCGACGCCGCGCCGGCCGTCTTGCCAATCAATCCCCCGCCCGGTGGGAAACATTCTCTCCCCGGAACGCGGTTGGTGGCGTTCAGACGCGGAGTTTCATCATGGCATGGACCTACCTGTTCTTCGCTGGGCTTTTCGAAATCGGCTGGGCAATCGGC
The genomic region above belongs to Mesorhizobium terrae and contains:
- the def gene encoding peptide deformylase, whose translation is MSIKPLIILPDPVLRQVSKSVERIDEPLLKLADDMLETMYDAPGIGLAAIQVGEPLRMLVIDLAKEGEPPAPHVFINPDVLESGTERSVYEEGCLSIPDYYAEVERPATVRVRYLDRDGRLQEIQAEGLMATCLQHEIDHLNGVLFIDHISKLKRDMVVKKFKKLARDKAPSRLAG
- the dapE gene encoding succinyl-diaminopimelate desuccinylase is translated as MTLPTDPAANLATLIRCPSVTPAEGGALSAIEAMLKPLGFTVERPMFKEDGTPDVENLYARRSGNGPHLMFAGHTDVVPVGDEAAWTHPPFSAAIANGEMYGRGAVDMKGGIACFIAALARHVVQKGGPKGSVSLLITGDEEGPSINGTVKLLQWAAAKGEKWDASIVGEPTNPDTLGDMIKIGRRGSLSGTVTVNGRQGHVAYPHLADNPVRGLMTIVDALLNPVFDKGTKDFQPTNLEITSIDVGNAATNVIPARATATFNIRFNDTWDAETVQAEIHNRLDSASGRKKYRKGRKEPIDFELGWKDRPSHVFLTRDDKLIETLSGSVAAVVGRKPQLSTSGGTSDARFIKDYCPVVEFGLVGQTMHMVDERVALADLETLTAIYQRFIEDWFG
- the fmt gene encoding methionyl-tRNA formyltransferase; translation: MTLRIVFMGTPDFSVATLRALAEAGHGIAAVYTQPPRAAGRRGLELTPSPVQREAERLGIAVSTPVSLKNEAEQQAFHALNADVAVVVAYGLLLPKAILDAPRLGCLNGHASLLPRWRGAAPIQRAIMAGDAETGMMVMKMEAGLDTGPVGLVDKLVIDPDMTAGDLHDRLMAAGARLMVDALARLETGTLSFVEQAADGVTYATKIDKTETRIDWTRPAGEVHDHIRGLSPFPGGWCEAMIGGRVERLKLLRSTAAEGAGEPGGILDDRLTVACGAGAVRLVELQRAGGKPVTAQEFLRGAKLEKGMKLS
- the truA gene encoding tRNA pseudouridine(38-40) synthase TruA yields the protein MPRYRLDIEYDGGPYAGWQRQAAGQHTVQAAIEQAIALFCGDAISLRGAGRTDAGVHATAQVAHADLSKAWPDDTVRDAVNAYLQRAGERVTILKAAVVADDFDARFSATGRHYLYRIANRRAPPALDKGKVWWVPKRLDAEAMHEAAKVLIGRHDFTTFRSTQCQANSPLRTLARLDVSRDDETIEIRASAQSFLHNQVRSMVGSLKRVGEGGWSATDLKAALEARDRAACGQVAPPDGLFLTGVDYPNS
- a CDS encoding Lrp/AsnC family transcriptional regulator → MDEETDGIRQNIIPERDLDDMDRKLLGALCEDATVSYAELGEKVGLSAPAAHERVKRLRRSRAIRSTSVLIDPVAVNKPLLAFVHVDTRGWGKTPELMAISAYPEVEEIHSVAGDACMLLKVRARDTYALEGLLARLYDTPGVIATRSYVVLSTYLERPVQPGTTKVWPMPRHMARPIEHRGSVNTISKVDTN
- a CDS encoding DNA recombination protein RmuC, producing the protein MNDLGSILSEPVARLGATTISLGQALGFVVLLVFVLFVALIVALWRAAKARSVAAAEAADHARDAEARMAGILQSQAEMQGRMGALADVFGARQAELTQSLGQRLDTMTGRIGQTMTEQTKSTHESLAKLQERLAVIDTAQGNIQSLAGQVVQLQAILSNKQTRGAFGQSRMEAIVADGLPHGSYEFQATLSNGSRPDCVVKMPNGAPSLAIDAKFPLEAWNAIRAAESPELQKVSAQSFRRDIEVHIRDIAEKYLIQGETQDTAFMFVPSESVFAEIHEHFEALVQRAHRARVVIVSPSLLMLSIQVIQAILKDARMREQAHLIQGEVIRLMEDVVRLDERVRKLQTHFGQASKDIDDILVSSSKVTKRGQKIEALEFGGAEGADEANKADGQHKHEPVSRTADSKTGQLRLRVVEGDDS
- a CDS encoding GFA family protein, with amino-acid sequence MKIDGGCHCGAIAYEAEVDPDKTSICHCTDCQQLTGTAFRVTVPAPEAQYRITRGAPKIYIKTTADSGTPRAHAFCADCGSHLYATSVGDGPKVYGIRAGTARQRQELLPRAEKWHASALHWLPRFESVEVTSEGA
- a CDS encoding GNAT family N-acetyltransferase encodes the protein MSMMSIRAATPRDREAIRLVEEHAFGQQTEAGLVDAIVLEGNAVLELVAEEDGQVVGHILFSRLYVENGGKQFPALALAPLAVEPDFHGTGIGGALVREAHIRLKDAGENLSIVLGDPAYYGRFGYSHDRAAGFASEYQGEALQALAWGEAPENGELVYASAFGTALAA
- a CDS encoding MFS transporter, encoding MTKTDQSSAIPLDTTARLPAVTYVLTFCIAVIGSNSLVLGPIAPEVARSLGTSVALVMSASAAFGLGTAASALLMARHVDRLGARRMLLGALLGLAAALALSALAPAVPALALTQLAAGVASGIALPAIYAGAAAVAPPGRESRTIGVVLTGWTLSMVAGVSLSALVADLVHWRAVYAVVALLAFGAFATLKTSRYRDAPAAGSAPWPLAALRIGGVKPLLVACAAFMSAFYGIYGYLGDHLHSALGEPVSANGIVALVYGIGFGAAALLDGVVDRLGARRVMPFAFLAVAAVYLGFALAGGSFAFVLVITFLWGLSNHFGLNVLIMRLAAIDPARRGTIMGLNSAVTYLAVFAGTTGFGPLYASQGFEMAALAALVLMLVAAAAGSWRLPASATPRN